The sequence below is a genomic window from Papio anubis isolate 15944 chromosome X, Panubis1.0, whole genome shotgun sequence.
cttgcatggggcctgtagcccctttgttttggccaatttctcccatttggaatggaagtatttattcaatgcctgtgctcccattgtatcttggaaataactaacttgcttttgattttacaggctcctaggtggaagggacttgccttgtctcagatgaaatcttggacttttgggttaatgctgaaatgagttaagactttgggggactgctgggaagaAATGacagtgttttgaaatgtgaggacaggagtggtgattcatgcctgtaatcctagctgaggcaggcagatcacttgcggtcaggagtttgagaccagtctggccaacatggtgaaaccctgtctctactaaaaatacaaaaatgagccagatgtggtggcaggtgcctgtagtcccagctactcaggaggctgaggcaggagacttgcttgaacctgggaggtggaggttgcagtgagccaagattgtgccactgcactccaacctggacgacagattgagactctgtctaaaaaaaaaaaaaaaaagagagagagagagaaaagaaaaaagaaagaagaagaagaaaaaaaggaaatgtgaggacatgagatttgggaggggccggggatGGAAATATATGGTTTGGTTgtatccctacccaaatctcacctttaaTAGTaacccccataatccccatgtgtcgagagagggacccagtgggaggtgattggatcatggggacagtttccctcatgctgttctcatgatagtgagtcagttctcatgagatctgatggttttatgagtgTTTGACATTTCTTCCTACAGACACTCACATTCCCTCCTGCTGTTTTGTggagaaggtgcctgcttcctcttctgtcATTCCCTTTCTGTCATtccccttcttccatgattgtaagtttcctgaggcctccccagccatgcagagctgtgagtcaattaaacctctttcctttataaattacccagtctcgggtatttctttacatTAGTGTGAGAACAGACGAATACACCATCTAAACAAATGCATTTGGGGCAACTCAAGGAGCTCAGAGAAACCacagaagataaaaaaaagaaccagGGCCAATGAAACATGGAAGAAATGGATTCTACTTAATCTAAGTGACAGGAAGTTAAAGACCTACTCCTTAGTCTAAAAGAATACCAAATCTGGAGTCTAGGGATTGTCAAAGTGAGTGATGTGTAAATTTATACTTTCCATGTTAATCTGTTaatcatctatttattttattttattatgttacaATCTTGGCTACTTCAAAAAAGTCTTTTAGTAGTAAAGGAAGAGCAACTCTAACTCCATACAATTACTTTCACTTGATCCCTGAGAAATAGCACAGATATAaaatcttttcctttcattttaattaGATTTTATAGACCAAAAAGTTGGATTTTTCCCCCTTCCATCagatgagaatgaatgaatgactttctCCCTGGAGAAGGCTATATATTTTCCCTAAAGTCTCCACCAGTATCTTAATTGGCATCtgaatttctagttttgtttgtaACCAGAAAATTTCCCTTCATTATAACAATACTGTGGCCAGAAGATACATGGAAATTGCCAACTAGTCAAATGTGCATCAGTGTGGAATCCCACATGTGATTTAGGCAGGTGTACCATCTTTGTACAGTTGGTCTCAAGAAATTGtcttaaacaaaatataaaatagatctCAATGGCTTCCTGGTCAGAATATTTGCCTCTTTTGCCCAGCCTCGGTTCATGTATTCAACAGTTGTTCCATTCAGATGATATAGGTTATACTCTGACCACAGCCTCCAGCCAGGAGGAACAAGAAATTGAGATGGAGACAGTCTGGTAACTGTGTCAGCTTTAAAATCTGACTCACTCTGCAGGGATTTAATTGACAATATTATAGAGTATTCATTTGAAAATGCTGCTGTATAAAAAGATATGAATTTAGAAAATCATTCAACATGTAGACTCTGATGAAGAGCTTAGAGTAAACTTTGTTTCATTCTACTCTTTCTTTGGTTATGTAAACAGGGAACTATTCCCTAGAGAAAAGGTGTCCTGGCAGCCCTGGTCTTCACTATAAAAGCAGAGATACCCTGGCACTGCTGCTTGACCACTGTGTTTCTTTTAGCAAATCATTAACCACTCTCAGTCTTCTCAGGATTGTATGTAGTCATAGGGATAACTTACTGTCAACCTCCCACTCCTCACCTATGAAATGGAGAGCCCACACCACCTACCTCAGGGGTTAATGAGTAACTCACACAGAATATGACAAACGGTGGGTTTGAATTTAAGGGCAGTTTCTTTCcccaagcaccaccacacctcatTATTGGAGCAGCATTCTGCCCTTGCTTTatactctcattttaaaatatataacagggtccaattttaccttttaaactAATCTGGTTCCcttttctcaaactcctaattttgaaaaaaaaaaaaaaaaatccagagaagtCCTTTTGTAACACCAAAGGTTCTTGCTTGAGCCATGccaaagagagagacacagatcGGACCGAGAGAGAAAAAGCTGTAGGCTTTATTAAGCAGAGTGACCatacaaagcttccacagtgtggaagaggTACCAAGCGGGTAGCCAGTGTTAGATTTTTTGAACaccttttaaactctttaaggcGGGAAATATGTGCGGCAGGAAGATGCTACCAGAGGGAGAAACAAAGACAATTAACATGACTCAGATCTTGAGACAAACCGGAATTGTAACTTAAGTTTGATCTACTTATAACCTTGCAGTGGCATGGcaaaggagacaggatctcacaggATTTTACATATTGTGTTTACAAGGAATTGGAATTGGGAGCATAGATAAGGTCTGCTGGTCACAGAAAAAGGGGCTTTTAACATTCCTTTTAGTttcaggggagggggaagggagagagagagagagagaggacacagCGAAGCTTACAACAAAATTTTTGCTGTTTATAGCTTTCTTGGGGAAGGAAACACAGGCACAAATTCTGatgttaggaatattttaagcatgtatcttcaatattattcatccaGGACCAAAGTAAGTCCTGATGCAGGAAATGAGtgagtttcacagctttctgagccCCTACTCGACCCAGGAAGCTCAGCTGGAACCTCCTCTcactttctactttcttctgaTATTCCTTAAAAATGCTTCTCCTTCATAGCGGAGATAATTAGTTTTAAACAGCTTGGTTCCTTCCCTGCTGTGAAGTATTGAGTTTTATTTCAGGACCAAAGGACATAAACCAGTTTATGACATGAACAGGTTTAGACAATCTGCAAAAGACAGGACAGAGATTGCATATTGTATTTACTAGGACACGAGATTTACACTGACCACTCTGGAGTAAGACTGTGCTTACTTAGTTCAACTAAGTACTGAAAAGTCATAGAGACTGAAAAGCCAACacattttctgtgtgtatgtaattgctttattatgtttttttttttttttttttttactttgaaaaaatagtGCTTTGTCGTGGTGATAGTtctatctttcatatttttaaatagggGGAATGAATGGAAATTTGCTTTCTCAGCTTTTCAACTACACTGTGTTTTTAATAGACTCTTTCAGTAGGATGCTGTGTATTTAAGCCCGCAAAATTCTTCCTAGGTATTTCTGAATCCTGTTGTGTACATGTGGGTTGAAAGTTCAAATATTTCATCTTCTTTAGTGTTTAGTTGCTCACTTTATTGTTAGAGAAACTGGTGGCCAGgtattctttctctattttctgccATAAAACCTTTTAGAATTCAAATATCTTCTCACATACATCTGGAATTGACTTTGGAAGCACTGGCcatagaaaaaatgtttttactcaAACCATCTAATTGAGAAATAATTGACTCATGCCTACTCCCTAAGGTTGGGGCCAATATGGTGCTGTAATTTTTTCCCTGTAACACTAAAATTCTACTACGAGTATCTTCCTTAAAATCCTACCCATATTCAAGGAAACAACCAtgaaaattttgtgtgtgtgtgtgtgtgtgtatgtatgtatgtattcttttcCTAGGATAGTGTTCATTTTCATATGTTAATTCTGTCATTTAATaaaatctcattcttctttaagTAAAACTGTAACCTTACATCTTTTCCAAACCTTGCCAATTGGCAAACACCTCTTGGTAGAGCTATCCATAGTTCACAGATCTGCTAGTTTCCACTCTGTGGACCTCCAAATATAGTGCAAAAGAGAATGTGACCAGGGAGGACAGGACTGTTAGATTCTAAAGCATTTTTGTTTAAATCTACCAACAGGTTGTACCCCTTGCATACTCCAGGGCAGACAACCTGATGCATCCTGGTCCATTGTTCGCACAGCTCACCACTGAGGAAGCACATCTATGAATTCCCTATTCAAATTTGGTTGCTTCTTTAGTATGACTAAAACATGGGGATCCCCCCATCTCTAAATCAATATTACTGCCTGTTTCTTCTAATGGCATCTCAGCTTATTGTTTCTAAGCCATGCGAATCTTTGCAATTTTAATAATGGAAGCTAGCCCCCTAATCTCTATGAAAGGGTCCATGTAGCATAAAGTGGGCAGTTGTCCAACCCACTTCCACAATTCTTGTTACTTTAAACATCAGTTTAGAAGCTTACACTGTATTAACATTTACTCTATACATAATAGATGGAATTATGAGATCACATAATGTGCTAAtgtaataaattttcatttaagaCAAAATGTAATTACATATTTCTTATCTGACAGAATTGAGAAGTGTTTCCTACTAAGTCTGAAGTGCACACTCTAGAGGATAAATGATACAGAAGGTATCTAAGTATATAAGAACCTTAGAAACATTCTCCCTGGAAATGCAAAGTGTAGAGACAGTTATTAGAGAGAGGTTTTCACGTTCATAGTCTAAACTGGGTCTGATTGTTGCCATTACAACTAGAGAGCAATTTCAATAGAATATCTACCTTCTGAGGGGAGTATGGCAGTTCATTTCAGTGCAAGACTGAATCTGGCTTTGCATATTTGGGAACACTAACTTACAGTTTTTTGAgtgtggattttttgtttgttttttaaatgaaagctaCATACTCTTTACTAGGctattgtagttttaaaaatgaagacttacttgtattttaaaaagatgtttaacataGAGTTTCTAATTGACAGATCTGGAAATCAATCTGAATTGGACATATGGCTTCAATGCACAGGAGAAGTTTCCTCATATTGCTACCTTAACATGAATTTGACACCCAACTTGAAAACTCCATGtagaaagagtaaaataaaaataaaaatttcataaaaaatTCTTCACAGCCCCTTTAAAATTGCAACAGTGCAGTAAAACCCCAATTAAACAACTGCCCATTaacttgttatttaaaatgtagactTAAAAACCAATAGACTTTTTTGGTGTGTATGCAATTGCTTTCATAAACACAGTTTAGGTTGGAATAAGGAAGTCCTAGTTCATCATGTTGGAGCTCGTCCTCGCTGCTGCAGGCTGTTGAAGTGAGCCTCCTTCAAGGTCTGGTTGATGTGGGAGTAAAGACCTTGGCATGGTACATACCCCTCATGCAAGAACTGGGGAATGTTCACATTGGGTTCATTAACAATCTGGTTTAAGTTGCCTTCTGGTCCACTTGCTCTCTCTGGGATATTAATGCAGCTGCTGCTCCTTTCATTATCACTCCATGAGAACTGgaaggaaaaagacagaaaggggATTGCTATTATGCTATTACAATATTTTTCCTACTTGGCttggagaacagcagcataaaaCTCTATACTGGGCTTTAAAAAGCCATTTAAGATAGTTCATTctatcctcacaacaaccctttaATTAAGTTGGGATTAAcagcccccattttacagatgaggaaacagatcaCTGCCTTGTCTAAAGTCACATAGCTATGAAGTGGCAGGGTGAGGATTCAAACACAGGCCTTCCAGTTCCAAATCCCTTCACACATTCTCTACCCTTGCTTGTACCATTTATTCCAATTACTGCATCAGAGAAGTAAGTACTCATCCTTTACCTGAAGTATCAATTAACGATGTAATAGAAATAATGACCATAACAAGTAAGTTGGACTATAGGTAAAAGTTACAATGAAGCAAATAAgacacatacatttatacatacatgcatacacacatagatacaaataaataatgattttgtACACATATCCTGATAGTGGACATGTATGGTCTTCGTATATCAATTCAATGCTACATACATATCCTGAAAGGCATTTGACATACTTTTAGTCAAAGTTATATGCTACTTATTAGCATTTTATGACTAGCATTTATTGTTCTTCTATATTTATGGATTTAATAGGGTGTGTATTTTCTtcttaagatcttttttttttttttttaattgaactaaCCTGATTCAGTGCCTTTTGTACATTGGAGAAGCTACTCAGGGATGCCTGTAAACAGTCATTTCCAAGAATTTCCTGCCTTCCAATGTTACAATTCCCAAAAGAAGAAGGTAATGGCAAGGACTCTTATTCAAATTACAATATTTAACAATGCTGGTATTATATTTCTTCTAAGTAAGTTTTTTCCAAAGGCAACATTAGTAAGACTTAAACCAAGAATGGTCATAGTCCATAGGTCACTTGCAGCTGCTCAACTTAGGTCACACCGTACACTGCCCACAGCTACCAAGATACAACCTATGCTCATCTTTATCCAACTAGAAACATATGTTAAAAGAACCTGTGCAGGAAAAGAGATAGAAGGGGCCAAATGAAGCCAGATGTGAGAGTTACCAATAGCAATCAAATTGATTTAAGGATTAAATGTCAAGgtcaattcaaaaagaaaattaaaaaaattcctagGCCTGAGTATAAAAATATAGAACTCCCACTGTCACAAAATAATGAAGTTATGAATATTCCAAAATTAAGTAAGCTATTACATTGGATAAAAAACCCACAGCCCACACTTTGGTTCCTCTTAGTtggctttccttgttttttttttttttttttttttttgttacaggtACTGCCTGAAAAATAAGGTAAGAACTAGAAATCATTTCTGATGAATCAAATTTTCATCTCCAATGACATCATATTGATTTTACACTACAGTGCAACACTAGGGTGATGCTATGCTgtgtatattaaaaattcataggCTAGAAGGGATTTCTTTagaataatattaagaaaaaaatacatctacctttaaattgtttcattttaaaagtttttaaactcAATCGTGTACagatataaatagaaatgctcattaagacatttttatactatcaatatttttaatagctgaaaatcagaaacaactaaatgtttaaaaacaaagaagcagtTAAATTATAGTGCATGCATTCATACAACAGAATCTCATCAGCCATTAACAATAATGATATATCATTCTATATCAGAAGTCTTTATACTTCAGGTTCTTAGAAAAGTCTAAATTTATAGGCTATAAAAATAGTTAACAGAGAAATAACTAAACAATGACACAGCTTTCATCTGggtaaaccatttaaaaaattaattaggtaaatgtaaggGAATAAATGCCTATAAATAAACttgtcatataatttaaaatctaaagttatattaagttaaataataaatagtCATTAAAGGTCTGGATcacttccaatttttaaaaaattataggaaaatatttttctaaaaaaaaccaGTAAATAAGAGCAGTGTAAAGAAATATCTCCTTCTTTACATACTATATATTTACCTCTTTATAAATATAAAGGGGTATTTTTGGCAAGAAAggttaaaaggaaataattttttaataattattttatgagaaataataatttctttatatgagaaagaatcttgtataGTAAATTTCTATCCTAAAATAACtggttatttaagaaagaaagatgtcTAGCATAAAACAGGAAGTCTGAGCATCTCATTAATGATTTGTATCAAGTTGTCtataattaaagggaaattatttataatagtctttTTAGAGattggattttgattttttaaaaaacacttatacactaAAGAATTGGGTAGAACAACAAAATTTTCTTAAGGTATTGATTTACTCTTAATACAATTGCaagggattttaatttttttaatccaattttcaacttttattatctTGCTGTTTTCAGCTTTCTCTCCCCTTTGAAAAGGCCTAGGATAATAACCGTCTCCTTCAACTCATTTTCAGCTTccataatttttttcctcagattCTAACTGTTGGTCATGGCCTGatgctaaaaatgttttatcttaaaggtctaaagaaaatgttttcttccaacataACATTCTGTGCTCTTGGCTTTAAATTCTTCTATGAAtccaaacattttcatttattaccCAGGAAACACTCTGCCTATGTCTAACTAATTCAAGTATCActttcattaattttgatttgcagGTTACCTAAATGGACTTTCCATAGGGAATATTAATTGTACTGCAGGTATCGGGGGAAACCAGCCCCTGACATTTCACATACATTCTTTTCTATATCCCCAAGTGTttgctggtctgagaaataaagggaaagagtacaaaagagagaaattttaaagcaggGTGTCCgtgggagacatcacatgttggcaggttccgtgatgccccctgagctgtaaaaccagcaagtttttattagcaattttcagagggcagggagtgtacgaatagggtgtgggtcacagagatcacatgctttaagggcaacaaaagatcacaaggcaggaggtcagggtgagatcacaaggtcagggtgaaactagaatcactaatgaacttccaCGTCCCGCTGTgtatgcattgtcattgataaacattttaacagggttcaagagcagagaactggtctgactagaatttgccaggctggaatttcctaatcctagcaagcctgggggtgCTGCAGGAGACTAGGGCGTGTTTCATCCCTATCTATATCTGCATAaaggcagacactcccagagcggccatttcagaggcctccCCTGGGAATgtattcttttcccagggctgttaattatttaatattccttactggcaaaagaattcagcgatactTCTCTTACCTGTTTtcagtaataagagaaatatggctctgtcctgcctggcccacaggcagccagactttaaggttatctcccttgttccctgaaaatcactgttatcctgttcttaaggtgcccagGTTtgatattgttcaaacacacatgctctacaaacaatttgtgcagttaacacaatcatcacagggtcctgaggcgatatacatcctcagtttacgaagatgacgggattaagagattaaagacaggcataggaaatcacaagagtattgattggggaagtgataaatgtccatgaaaccttcacaatttatgttcagagactgtagtaaagacaggcataagaaattataaaagtattaatttggggaactaataaatgtccatgaaatcttcacaatttatgttcttctgccatggcttcagccggtccctccgttcggggtccctgacttcccacaacagcaggaggtttttttctttccccttttggTAACTGGTCTAAcaaacaaattttacattttatcaaaataactCCTATGTCATTGTTACTAAAGTTTTAATTTGCTTAGAAAAAAACTgaggttaaatttttttaaaaatcaaggttaCTACATCCATgtaatttcttgcttttaaagTCCTTGCACCTTTAAGTTATAGGGCTTTGACTTCTGGATATAAAAAGAACACCAAGTCTTGCTAAATCTTAAACAGTGACAGCAGTTAAAGCCTTATCTTCACACCCAGtagaagatgccaatcaaaataCACTATGTGCATAagacacagggccagaaattaaaactattaaatacCTCAAGGCCTAGGGACTATTATGGAAGAGGTGGGTGTGTGAGATTGTAATGGCCAATGTTGAGAGATAAAATTAGTTtggtttctctataaattaactattaatattgaaggcacactgatgcaagaccagCATCTGGGCCCCAATGTCAGAgtaacaaggttttcttgaagcattaacctacttaattaaaaaaaaaataaaggttatgAAAAAGTTTATTGAAATTATATCTTATGGTCAAGATGACCAAAACTTAAtaaatttgtttagaaaaatttaaaagacagatttAATGGGCCTTGTGCTGTCTTCATTAAAGCTTATTGTTTGGGAAATTAAGtctcctctctcaaaaaaataaaaacttttgtccCTTTTTGAAATCTTTGAGTCATCACTCGGCTAAATGGATGACTTATTGTGCAATGACCTTTgatcctattttgtgatatcaggtgtttttaactttttacagttgacaaactttccaaaataaaattctagctTTGGTCCTCATTAATCTTTTGATATTAGGTCCCCTGAAGTACAAAAGAGACATATTTGGGTTATTTGATATAATATAATCATACAGAAgtattgtcaaatataaaatggcattTAACCTTCTTtggattacatttatataaatgtgtttttagtaTGTGTTtaagaattatatgaaattccTGTGATTCTGATATGTCTTGGTACAtgtcagcagtccccaacctttttagcacttgggaccggttttgtggaagacaatttttccacagatgggggacagaagggatggtttcaggatgaaactgttccacctcagatcattaggcattagattctcataaagaacacacagcctagatccctcacatgtgcagtttaCAATAgagtttgtgctcctatgagaatctaatactgccactgatctgacaggaggcagaactcaggcaGTAGTTCTTGCTTGCCCACCaattacctcctgctgtgcggcctggttcctaagaggccatggaccagtacaaGTCTGCGGCCGGAGGACTGGGAACCCCTGGTATATGTTATCAGTAGTAATAATGATTATGTAAAATAgttgtatgccacagaagtaaccaaatttccttgtcaattacATCTTTATGACTGTTCTAAGACTCTCGTTATTCATGGTTGTTTTACTTTTATCACTTTcaaaaggtggttttataatcagctataggacTCTGACAGGTactcttgaatgcagg
It includes:
- the FAM104B gene encoding protein FAM104B isoform X3, translating into MGGCPVRKRRRNGSKEGNHHSAQPKRNKRNPVFQDSQDTEFSWSDNERSSSCINIPERASGPEGNLNQIVNEPNVNIPQFLHEGLSKPVHVINWFMSFGPEIKLNTSQQGRNQAV
- the FAM104B gene encoding protein FAM104B isoform X2, whose protein sequence is MTCRKRRRNGSKEGNHHSAQPKRNKRNPVFQDSQDTEFSWSDNERSSSCINIPERASGPEGNLNQIVNEPNVNIPQFLHEGYVPCQGLYSHINQTLKEAHFNSLQQRGRAPT
- the FAM104B gene encoding protein FAM104B isoform X1; this translates as MKPIRKRRRNGSKEGNHHSAQPKRNKRNPVFQDSQDTEFSWSDNERSSSCINIPERASGPEGNLNQIVNEPNVNIPQFLHEGYVPCQGLYSHINQTLKEAHFNSLQQRGRAPT